Proteins encoded together in one Triticum dicoccoides isolate Atlit2015 ecotype Zavitan chromosome 7B, WEW_v2.0, whole genome shotgun sequence window:
- the LOC119336549 gene encoding eukaryotic translation initiation factor 2D-like yields the protein MFKKNVDAKALQRLSGADKKKLRRTAKQRFPQASDDDLDAILPPKVEITVAKYPSRTLVYGIEGELPMLFDIDGRGHELFPTVYALWKVPYLLPAFTLKGGEVSHFILGGADLMFPGISVPPEGLPSFQAGQPWSVKVPGNPAPIAVGTTTMSNTEALKAGLRGKALRIAHYYKDLLWASADGRYVPNEGFYDDMVIEDPNFASASQHIDSSEEPSEGKQDKAAVDVSECLTEDHAINSETIENVTASTSELNLPQEKTTKEQTEEKEHQHLSTEEIDSLLDICLLQALHMNVKDKDLPMPGSILWSNHILPCRPPGVTLDIKKSSHKKLSKWLQSKSSSGLISVKEDKHKKEVMLIGISRKHPDYTAFKHHKRVQEPVEQHDNIVADGSSTKQLEVDEIYKPSSHVNPIFLAVDADTGKYYSASEAFDVVFRYVEKENLVKQTDKAKVILDATLCDALYKGAVKKGSAYPSEIHKKDLGSTFINRMQIHHRVARGNEVAIRKGAIRTVQIMTERRQGNKKMTRVSGLECFLLDADSLASELQKKFACSTTTAELPGKKGQHEVLIQGGVIENLAKHLVDHHGVPKRYIEVYDKTKK from the exons ATGTTCAAGAAGAATGTTGATGCAAAAGCTCTACAACGTTTGTCAGGCGCTGACAAAAAGAAGCTGAGAAGAACCGCCAAGCAAAGGTTTCCGCAAGCATCTGATGATGATCTGGATGCCATTCTTCCTCCAAAG GTTGAGATAACAGTCGCTAAGTACCCAAGCCGGACTCTTGTTTATGGCATAGAGGGCGAACTGCCAATGCTATTCGACATTGATGGAAGAGGCCATGAGCTGTTTCCAACAG TTTATGCACTCTGGAAGGTTCCTTATCTGTTGCCAGCTTTTACACTTAAGGGTGGTGAAGTTTCACACTTCATTCTTGGTGGCGCCGATCTTATGTTTCCTGGTATCAGCGTACCTCCAGAAGGATTACCTTCTTTCCAAGCTGGCCAGCCATGGTCAGTTAAAGTCCCTGGTAACCCTGCTCCAATTGCT GTTGGGACCACAACTATGAGCAATACCGAAGCACTAAAGGCAGGATTACGTGGCAAGGCTTTGCGGATTGCACATTACTATAAAGATTTGTTATG GGCTTCTGCTGATGGTCGTTATGTTCCAAATGAAGGATTCTATGATGACATGGTTATTGAAGATCCTAATTTTGCTTCCGCTTCTCAACATATTGACTCTTCCGAAGAGCCTTCAGAAGGAAAGCAAGACAAAGCAGCTGTTGATGTCTCGGAGTGTCTTACTGAAGATCATGCCATTAACAGTGAAACCATAGAGAATGTAACAGCTAGCACAAGCGAGCTAAATTTGCCTCAAGAGAAAACCACCAAGGAACAGACCGAGGAGAAGGAACATCAACATTTGTCtactgaagaaattgactctcTCTTGGACATATGCCTTCTGCAAGCATTACACATGAACGTAAAAGATAAAGACCTCCCCATGCCAGGAAGTATATTGTG GTCAAATCACATTCTCCCATGCAGACCTCCAGGTGTTACCCTTGATATTAAGAAGTCATCACATAAAAAACTATCCAAGTGGTTGCAGTCAAAATCTTCTTCTGGCCTT ATCTCAGTGAAAGAGGACAAGCATAAAAAGGAAGTCATGTTGATAGGTATCAGTCGCAAACATCCAGACTACACGGCCTTCAAACATCATAAGAGGGTACAGGAGCCAGTTGAACAGCATGATAACATTGTTGCCGATGGCAGCAGTACAAAGCAACTGGAAGTGGATGAAATTTATAAGCCAAGTTCGCATGTCAACCCCATATTTTTGGCTGTTGACGCTGACACAGGGAAGTATTACAGTGCATCAGAGGCGTTTGATGTGGTTTTCAG GTATGTGGAGAAGGAAAATTTGGTCAAGCAAACAGACAAGGCCAAAGTAATTCTGGATGCTACATTATGTGATGCTCTGTACAAAGGGGCTGTGAAGAAGGGTTCAGCATACCCAAGTGAGATCCACAAGAAGGATTTAGGGTCAACATTTATTAACCGTATGCAAATTCATCATAGAGTAGCTAGAGGAAATGAGGTGGCCATTCGCAAGGGCGCCATACGCACTGTTCAAATCATGACAGAAAGAAGGCAAGGGAACAAGAAGATGACCCGAGTCTCTGGATTGGAATGCTTTTTGCTGGATGCTGACTCCTTGGCTTCTGAACTACAAAAGAAATTTGCTTGCAGCACCACCACAGCTGAGCTTCCAG GTAAAAAGGGGCAACATGAGGTCTTGATTCAAGGCGGAGTCATTGAAAACCTTGCAAAGCACCTCGTTGACCATCACGGTGTTCCGAAGAGATATATTGAGGTTTATGACAAAACAAAGAAGTAG